Proteins encoded within one genomic window of Brassica rapa cultivar Chiifu-401-42 chromosome A09, CAAS_Brap_v3.01, whole genome shotgun sequence:
- the LOC103840058 gene encoding uncharacterized protein LOC103840058: MAISKVRLKAWFDNKITEPLVQILRRGAEPKQLSFSAALGVTIGVFPICGVTVLLCGVAIALLGSLCHAPTVMLFNFIATPIELSLMVPFLRLGEKLTGGPHFPLTSDALKKVFTGQASREVFLSIGNALLGWLIATPFVIVGLYILFLPCFKILVRKFSSVSPTAKSPISMHSDFKSK; the protein is encoded by the exons ATGGCGATCTCCAAAGTTAGATTGAAAGCTTGGTTCGATAATAAAATCACCGAACCTCTTGTCCAGATCCTGCGCAG AGGTGCTGAGCCAAAGCAGCTGTCTTTCTCCGCGGCACTGGGCGTTACCATTGGAGTATTTCCAATCTGTG GTGTTACGGTGTTGCTATGTGGAGTAGCTATTGCGTTGCTTGGATCTCTTTGTCATGCTCCAACTGTCATGTTGTTCAACTTCATTGCGACTCCTATTGAACTAAG TCTTATGGTGCCTTTCTTACGGCTTGGCGAAAAGCTAACCGGTGGACCTCATTTTCCTCTAACCTCCGATGCCCTAAAGAAGGTTTTCACAGGCCAAGCTTCCAGAGAAGTCTTTTTAAGCATTGGTAATGCG cTACTAGGGTGGCTCATAGCGACTCCATTTGTGATCGTTGGACTGTACATCCTGTTTCTACCATGTTTCAAAATCCTTGTCCGTAAATTTAGCTCTGTTTCTCCGACCGCAAAGTCACCCATCAGTATGCACTCAGACTTCAAGTCGAAGTAA
- the LOC103840059 gene encoding RING-H2 finger protein ATL58: MSSYSNSNPENYSSSSGVNSPELKLYQAFIFSVPICFTFIILFVFYVIYLRRGSADLSSLGMRTTFLPGNSISTAELGLSKELREMLPIVVFKESFFVMDSQCSVCLGDYQADDKLQQIPACGHTFHMDCIDLWLTSHTTCPLCRLTLIPTQSHQSQEDDPPVLSLRTPDGGVSSDPEPQPDDHGNDVQEQQCDLSENDRDAESSKETQEDERNIIGTSSGGGNCKLG, encoded by the exons ATGTCTTCTTACAGCAATTCTAACCCGGAGAACTACAGTTCATCCAGCGGCGTGAACTCGCCGGAGCTCAAACTATACCAAGCTTTCATCTTCTCTGTCCCAATCTGCTTCACTTTCATCATCCTCTTCGTATTCTACGTCATTTACCTCCGTCGTGGCAGCGCCGATTTGTCTTCCCTCGGAATGCGAACTACTTTCCTCCCCGGAAACTCCATCTCCACG GCTGAGTTAGGGTTAAGCAAAGAGCTGAGAGAGATGCTTCCCATTGTCGTCTTTAAAGAGAGCTTCTTTGTAATGGATTCACA ATGTTCAGTGTGCCTTGGTGACTATCAAGCAGATGACAAGCTTCAACAGATCCCGGCATGTGGACATACTTTTCACATGGACTGCATTGATCTTTGGCTCACTTCACATACCACTTGCCCTCTTTGCCGTCTCACTCTTATCCCGACCCAATCCCATCAAAGCCAAGAAGATGATCCTCCTGTTCTCAGTCTTAGGACCCCTGATGGAGGAGTATCAAGTGACCCGGAACCTCAGCCAGACGACCACGGAAATGATGTCCAAGAGCAACAATGTGATCTAAGTGAGAATGATCGAGATGCAGAGAGCTCTAAAGAAACGCAAGAAGATGAACGAAACATCATCGGTACATCAAGTGGTGGTGGTAATTGTAAACTTGGTTAA
- the LOC103840060 gene encoding phytolongin Phyl1.2 isoform X2, with protein MGSTVHYCCVSRGNQILYGYNNGGDHHRNESLAALCLEKTPPFHKWYFETISKRTFGFLIEEDGLVYFAIVDEVFKRSSVLEFLENLRDELKKADKKNSRGSFSGSISFNNVQDQLVRRLIASLERVAESTNHPTCLPLSSPSIDGAGQSDVAISTKAPLLGRSNKQEKKKKKGKDHVNTLRGVEVEEQRKSTDRGNVTECSNASSAAAAAATYVPRRDRSSGSQSFEKKWRRQVKIVLVIDAAICLTLLGVWLAICQGIQ; from the exons ATGGGTTCAACAGTTCACTACTGTTGTGTCTCAAGAGGCAATCAGATTCTGTACGGTTACAACAATGGCGGAGACCACCACCGTAACGAAAGTCTCGCTGCCTTGTGTTTAGAAAAGACTCCGCCTTTCCACAAGTGGTACTTCGAAACCATAAGTAAGAGGACCTTTGGGTTCTTGATTGAAGAAGATGGGCTCGTGTATTTCGCCATTGTTGATGAGGTTTTCAAGAGATCTAGCGTTCTTGAGTTCCTTGAGAATCTGAGGGATGAGTTAAAGAAAGCAGACAAGAAGAATTCAAGAGGAAGCTTCTCTGGGAGTATCAGTTTTAACAATGTTCAAGACCAGCTTGTTCGAAGACTCATAGCTTCGTTAGAGCGTGTTGCTGAGAGTACTAATCATCCCACTTGTCTTCCGTTATCATCACCTTCCATTGATGGTGCTGGACAAAGCGATGTGGCTATTTCCACTAAAGCCCCGCTTTTGGGAAGATCCAACAagcaagagaagaagaagaagaaagggaaaGATCATGTGAACACATTGAGAGGCGTTGAGGTAGAGGAACAACGGAAATCTACTGATAGAGGAAACGTTACTGAGTGTTCTAATGCCTCAtctgcagcagcagcagcagcaacataTGTTCCAAGAAGGGATCGATCTAGTGGCTCGCAGAGCTTTGAAAAGAAGTGGCGGCGTCAAGTGAAGATTGTTCTTGTCATTGATGCAGCTATTTGTTTGACTCTACTTGGTGTTTGGTTGGCCATTTGTCAGGGCATTCAGT AG
- the LOC103840060 gene encoding phytolongin Phyl1.2 isoform X3 — MGSTVHYCCVSRGNQILYGYNNGGDHHRNESLAALCLEKTPPFHKWYFETISKRTFGFLIEEDGLVYFAIVDEVFKRSSVLEFLENLRDELKKADFNNVQDQLVRRLIASLERVAESTNHPTCLPLSSPSIDGAGQSDVAISTKAPLLGRSNKQEKKKKKGKDHVNTLRGVEVEEQRKSTDRGNVTECSNASSAAAAAATYVPRRDRSSGSQSFEKKWRRQVKIVLVIDAAICLTLLGVWLAICQGIQCIRS; from the exons ATGGGTTCAACAGTTCACTACTGTTGTGTCTCAAGAGGCAATCAGATTCTGTACGGTTACAACAATGGCGGAGACCACCACCGTAACGAAAGTCTCGCTGCCTTGTGTTTAGAAAAGACTCCGCCTTTCCACAAGTGGTACTTCGAAACCATAAGTAAGAGGACCTTTGGGTTCTTGATTGAAGAAGATGGGCTCGTGTATTTCGCCATTGTTGATGAGGTTTTCAAGAGATCTAGCGTTCTTGAGTTCCTTGAGAATCTGAGGGATGAGTTAAAGAAAGCAGAC TTTAACAATGTTCAAGACCAGCTTGTTCGAAGACTCATAGCTTCGTTAGAGCGTGTTGCTGAGAGTACTAATCATCCCACTTGTCTTCCGTTATCATCACCTTCCATTGATGGTGCTGGACAAAGCGATGTGGCTATTTCCACTAAAGCCCCGCTTTTGGGAAGATCCAACAagcaagagaagaagaagaagaaagggaaaGATCATGTGAACACATTGAGAGGCGTTGAGGTAGAGGAACAACGGAAATCTACTGATAGAGGAAACGTTACTGAGTGTTCTAATGCCTCAtctgcagcagcagcagcagcaacataTGTTCCAAGAAGGGATCGATCTAGTGGCTCGCAGAGCTTTGAAAAGAAGTGGCGGCGTCAAGTGAAGATTGTTCTTGTCATTGATGCAGCTATTTGTTTGACTCTACTTGGTGTTTGGTTGGCCATTTGTCAGGGCATTCAGTGTATACGTTCTTGA
- the LOC103840060 gene encoding phytolongin Phyl1.2 isoform X1 produces the protein MGSTVHYCCVSRGNQILYGYNNGGDHHRNESLAALCLEKTPPFHKWYFETISKRTFGFLIEEDGLVYFAIVDEVFKRSSVLEFLENLRDELKKADKKNSRGSFSGSISFNNVQDQLVRRLIASLERVAESTNHPTCLPLSSPSIDGAGQSDVAISTKAPLLGRSNKQEKKKKKGKDHVNTLRGVEVEEQRKSTDRGNVTECSNASSAAAAAATYVPRRDRSSGSQSFEKKWRRQVKIVLVIDAAICLTLLGVWLAICQGIQCIRS, from the coding sequence ATGGGTTCAACAGTTCACTACTGTTGTGTCTCAAGAGGCAATCAGATTCTGTACGGTTACAACAATGGCGGAGACCACCACCGTAACGAAAGTCTCGCTGCCTTGTGTTTAGAAAAGACTCCGCCTTTCCACAAGTGGTACTTCGAAACCATAAGTAAGAGGACCTTTGGGTTCTTGATTGAAGAAGATGGGCTCGTGTATTTCGCCATTGTTGATGAGGTTTTCAAGAGATCTAGCGTTCTTGAGTTCCTTGAGAATCTGAGGGATGAGTTAAAGAAAGCAGACAAGAAGAATTCAAGAGGAAGCTTCTCTGGGAGTATCAGTTTTAACAATGTTCAAGACCAGCTTGTTCGAAGACTCATAGCTTCGTTAGAGCGTGTTGCTGAGAGTACTAATCATCCCACTTGTCTTCCGTTATCATCACCTTCCATTGATGGTGCTGGACAAAGCGATGTGGCTATTTCCACTAAAGCCCCGCTTTTGGGAAGATCCAACAagcaagagaagaagaagaagaaagggaaaGATCATGTGAACACATTGAGAGGCGTTGAGGTAGAGGAACAACGGAAATCTACTGATAGAGGAAACGTTACTGAGTGTTCTAATGCCTCAtctgcagcagcagcagcagcaacataTGTTCCAAGAAGGGATCGATCTAGTGGCTCGCAGAGCTTTGAAAAGAAGTGGCGGCGTCAAGTGAAGATTGTTCTTGTCATTGATGCAGCTATTTGTTTGACTCTACTTGGTGTTTGGTTGGCCATTTGTCAGGGCATTCAGTGTATACGTTCTTGA